In one window of Mus pahari chromosome 3, PAHARI_EIJ_v1.1, whole genome shotgun sequence DNA:
- the LOC110319346 gene encoding seminal vesicle secretory protein 3A isoform X1, translating to MKFIFFSLSLLLLLEKKAAGIELYAGGPKGHFLVKTSPLMFIGKSQFLYGHKEEQEEAPEESIFVQTKHHAYGQDADADMGEALSSQELTSLKEDIVCDEEDELAQQKSQLQSQSQIKSQTQVKSYAAQPKSQPGQLKTTGQAKSQTMLKSHRAPLKSYKARLHPREDVPQQTKGRGYGLGEDLVQVRQQPAKVHRLKRQHSRSRETAAFFPQFRHRSRPYPRYSVQFQEQLQGSVHHTKSFYPGPGMCYCPRGGLILYQDAFTG from the exons ATGAAGTTCATCTTCTTCAGCCTTTCTCTGCTCCTCCTTCTGGAGAAGAAAGCAGCCGGGATAGAACTCTATG CAGGTGGACCAAAAGGACACTTCCTAGTCAAAACATCCCCACTCATGTTTATTGGAAAAAGCCAGTTCCTCTATGGGCACaaagaagaacaggaagaggcACCTGAAGAAAGCATCTTTGTGCAAACTAAGCACCATGCCTATGGCCAGGATGCCGATGCGGACATGGGAGAGGCTCTCAGTTCACAGGAACTGACAAGTTTAAAGGAAGACATAGTTTGTGATGAAGAAGATGAGCTTGCCCAACAAAAATCCCAACTGCAATCCCAGTCACAAATAAAATCCCAAACCCAAGTAAAATCCTATGCAGCCCAACCGAAGTCCCAACCTGGCCAGCTGAAGACCACAGGGCAGGCGAAGTCACAAACCATGCTGAAATCCCACAGAGCCCCTCTGAAGTCCTACAAAGCACGCCTTCATCCCCGAGAAGACGTTCCTCAGCAAACCAAGGGCAGAGGCTATGGCCTGGGGGAAGACCTGGTCCAAGTGCGTCAACAGCCAGCAAAGGTTCACAGGCTCAAAAGACAGCACAGCCGGTCCAGGGAAACAGCAGCATTCTTCCCACAGTTCAGACACCGCTCTCGACCCTATCCTAGGTACTCTGTGCAATTTCAAGAGCAGCTACAGGGCAGTGTTCATCACACAAAATCTTTCTACCCAGGTCCCGGGATGTGCTACTGTCCAAGAGGAGGGCTAATTCTATACCAAGATGCCTTCACTGGATAG
- the LOC110319346 gene encoding seminal vesicle secretory protein 3A isoform X2 gives MKFIFFSLSLLLLLEKKAAGIELYGGPKGHFLVKTSPLMFIGKSQFLYGHKEEQEEAPEESIFVQTKHHAYGQDADADMGEALSSQELTSLKEDIVCDEEDELAQQKSQLQSQSQIKSQTQVKSYAAQPKSQPGQLKTTGQAKSQTMLKSHRAPLKSYKARLHPREDVPQQTKGRGYGLGEDLVQVRQQPAKVHRLKRQHSRSRETAAFFPQFRHRSRPYPRYSVQFQEQLQGSVHHTKSFYPGPGMCYCPRGGLILYQDAFTG, from the exons ATGAAGTTCATCTTCTTCAGCCTTTCTCTGCTCCTCCTTCTGGAGAAGAAAGCAGCCGGGATAGAACTCTATG GTGGACCAAAAGGACACTTCCTAGTCAAAACATCCCCACTCATGTTTATTGGAAAAAGCCAGTTCCTCTATGGGCACaaagaagaacaggaagaggcACCTGAAGAAAGCATCTTTGTGCAAACTAAGCACCATGCCTATGGCCAGGATGCCGATGCGGACATGGGAGAGGCTCTCAGTTCACAGGAACTGACAAGTTTAAAGGAAGACATAGTTTGTGATGAAGAAGATGAGCTTGCCCAACAAAAATCCCAACTGCAATCCCAGTCACAAATAAAATCCCAAACCCAAGTAAAATCCTATGCAGCCCAACCGAAGTCCCAACCTGGCCAGCTGAAGACCACAGGGCAGGCGAAGTCACAAACCATGCTGAAATCCCACAGAGCCCCTCTGAAGTCCTACAAAGCACGCCTTCATCCCCGAGAAGACGTTCCTCAGCAAACCAAGGGCAGAGGCTATGGCCTGGGGGAAGACCTGGTCCAAGTGCGTCAACAGCCAGCAAAGGTTCACAGGCTCAAAAGACAGCACAGCCGGTCCAGGGAAACAGCAGCATTCTTCCCACAGTTCAGACACCGCTCTCGACCCTATCCTAGGTACTCTGTGCAATTTCAAGAGCAGCTACAGGGCAGTGTTCATCACACAAAATCTTTCTACCCAGGTCCCGGGATGTGCTACTGTCCAAGAGGAGGGCTAATTCTATACCAAGATGCCTTCACTGGATAG